In a single window of the Nilaparvata lugens isolate BPH chromosome 1, ASM1435652v1, whole genome shotgun sequence genome:
- the LOC120355905 gene encoding uncharacterized protein LOC120355905 — protein sequence MSPKSLILMFFILYSATALMALPTTGETGFMEKAKGMTDKVGSDKLIEFVKDGSNNLQGQVQKLENKKKKYAYIIHSSEFCCTFNAQYINCHAPYKKINE from the coding sequence ATGTTTTTCATCTTGTACTCAGCAACAGCTCTCATGGCGTTACCAACTACAGGAGAAACTGGGTTTATGGAGAAAGCAAAGGGGATGACAGATAAAGTCGGAAGtgacaaattaatagaatttgtCAAGGATGGATCAAATAATTTGCAGGGGCAAGTtcagaaattggaaaataagaaaaagaaatatGCTTACATAATCCATAGTTCTGAGTTCTGTTGTACATTCAATGCTCAATATATAAATTGTCATGCTccttataaaaaaataaatgaatag